The following coding sequences are from one Bradyrhizobium sp. 200 window:
- a CDS encoding DUF892 family protein yields MYHHVKKLMFTVRVDEPDPRFGNMLLEQFGGANGELAAAMQYSIQGLNCEDPDRKDLLMDIGTEELSHLEIVGTLARMHLKPMKFDRQAAEADPLIAIAGGGGVNLFNSQGNAWTADYLKITGELDVDLRSNIAAEARAKIVYERLINFCDDVGTKDALQFLMTREITHMKAFSLALESMSKPAFSIGRIAPTPGLVDQFFNDSTGTGEHGEIDTRGPWNEGNGWVFTESPAIQAEPGAATAIVTESSPPSDEAGLNDLLIDELRDILHAEKQLTKALPKMAQAARFDQLRELFEQHLVETENQVERINKCFELLGKTARAKPCKGMMGLVEEGQEVMTEGEEKEDAAADLALIGAAQRVEHYEMSAYTTAKNLAQQLRHSAVVALLSKSLAEEENSDQLLNQVARSLMSVARMPAAIEQVG; encoded by the coding sequence ATGTATCATCACGTCAAGAAACTGATGTTCACCGTTCGCGTCGATGAACCCGACCCGCGCTTTGGCAACATGCTTCTTGAGCAGTTTGGCGGCGCCAACGGCGAACTTGCGGCCGCGATGCAGTATTCGATACAGGGGCTCAATTGCGAGGATCCGGACCGCAAGGACCTGCTGATGGACATCGGCACCGAGGAACTGAGTCATCTTGAAATCGTCGGCACGCTGGCGCGCATGCACCTCAAGCCTATGAAATTCGATCGTCAGGCGGCTGAAGCCGATCCGCTGATCGCAATTGCCGGTGGCGGCGGGGTAAATCTGTTCAACTCGCAAGGCAACGCCTGGACGGCCGATTATCTGAAGATAACAGGCGAACTCGACGTCGACCTGCGGAGCAACATCGCGGCCGAAGCGCGAGCCAAGATCGTCTACGAGCGGCTGATCAATTTCTGCGACGATGTCGGAACCAAGGACGCCCTGCAGTTCCTGATGACCCGGGAAATCACCCATATGAAGGCGTTTTCGCTGGCGCTCGAAAGCATGAGCAAGCCCGCCTTCAGCATCGGCCGCATCGCACCAACGCCGGGGCTGGTCGACCAGTTCTTCAATGATTCAACAGGCACCGGCGAGCATGGTGAAATCGATACCCGCGGGCCTTGGAACGAGGGTAACGGCTGGGTATTCACGGAATCCCCGGCCATTCAGGCTGAGCCGGGCGCTGCGACCGCGATCGTCACGGAAAGTTCCCCGCCGTCGGATGAGGCCGGGCTGAACGATCTGTTGATCGATGAACTGCGTGACATTCTCCATGCGGAAAAACAGCTCACTAAGGCGCTGCCGAAAATGGCCCAGGCTGCGCGTTTCGACCAGCTGCGGGAGCTGTTCGAGCAGCACCTCGTCGAAACCGAAAACCAGGTCGAGCGCATCAACAAGTGCTTCGAACTACTTGGCAAGACAGCCCGGGCGAAACCTTGCAAAGGCATGATGGGGCTGGTCGAGGAAGGCCAAGAGGTCATGACTGAGGGCGAGGAAAAGGAAGATGCCGCGGCCGACCTCGCGCTGATTGGCGCCGCGCAACGCGTGGAACATTATGAGATGTCGGCCTACACAACGGCGAAAAACCTCGCTCAACAATTGCGCCACAGCGCGGTCGTCGCCCTGTTGTCGAAGTCGCTGGCCGAAGAAGAAAACTCGGATCAGCTTCTCAACCAGGTGGCGCGGTCGCTAATGTCGGTGGCAAGAATGCCGGCCGCGATCGAGCAGGTGGGATAG